The nucleotide window CTGAATTACaataaatcaaatgaaatattggtttttggtgagaaaagaaaatgagagtATCTGGGGAAAACCCTTGAAGaggagaagagaaccaacaaactaaaACTGAATGGAGCATTGAGTTCGGAATCAAACCAGCGCCAGATTGGTAGAGGGGAAGTGCCCTCACCAACCCTGGCCCAATTAATCACAATTACAATAGAACATCACAGTTCACCTGCATTTTCCCTACCTCAAGTAATGCTTTTATTGCTAATTTGATTGTTTCATCATCTGAATTGGCTACTTCCTCAGAGTAATGCTTTTCCAAGAATTCCCGCACAGTCTTTGCACTGCGGCCAATGGCATTTGCCTGTTGAGACGAGAGAATGTGCATGACTATCACCCAATTTTCTATGAAGCTTCAGATCATATTTCATTCAAGAGTCAAGTCAATTCAAATTTAAGGTGTTGATTATTTCTTGTGGGGAAGAACAAAAACACAGAAATAAACTGAAGAAATACCCACCTTCCATGCATGGTACGTTCCAGATGGATCAGTCTGATAAAGACGTGGTGTACCATCATAATCAAAGCCAACAATCAGTGTGGAAATACCAAAGGGACGTCGAccattgctttgagtataaagctgttgaataacaaaagaagATTTTTTTTAAGTCTAATAAAAGTAATGTCATCAAGACTAAGTGCTCTGCTAATTAAGGAGACTAAAAATCAATTCAAGTTTAACTTTgtgaaaatttaaattaaaagaatagAGAGACAAGAGGGAACCAGCATACAAGCAACACAGTCAAACCTTGATTATCCGAACTCGTGGGGACTGGGCTGAATGGTCTGATGAATAGACGATATTCGTATtcctcagtattggactggaactagcttgcaatggaggctaatgtggggaaatcttttcaaatgaaaataatttttaatatattcccccgcattagcttCCATTGCAAgttagttccagtccaatactgagaaaacgaatatggtctattgagaGTCCAAATAATAGAAAATGTGAACATTAAGGAGCCAAGAACAAGACTGCATAATTTAGAGTTCGAAGAGTAAATGAGATTTCACTCAACAATGGTGCAAATCCGAGCCAATCACAGCTCAGTAAAATGCATTATATTAGTTATGGTGCATGTGAACGTGACACACGTTCAGAACAAAATTCGTTCCACTGCATTTTCATCACATTTGAAGGAAAAGAGTGGTTGACACAAAATatgactaattaatattcatgaaaaaatggGAAGTGAGTCCGGATAATGGAAAAGTCCGGATAAGAGAGATTGTGATAATCACGGTTCGACtgtcttaaaaaaataaaggaaaagaaaaaaagaaaaaaaaggaaaaaaaaatacgaaaacgaaaaaaatcagagttcccacaccgggaatcgaacccgggccacggcggtgagagcgccggatcctaaccactagaccatatGGGAAGTTCACACCAGTGCCGAAAATTTTAGGTTATTTATACACTGCCTTACATGAACTTTCCAATCCCTGACTTCTACAGACTCAAACATCTCCTTCTCAAGAAAGATCAACTTCATAAAAATAGCATTTTACCTGTTTCAATGTTGCAATATATCTGGTGATGTATTCCAGCGTAACTGGATCCTCCACCGTTAACTTGTGGCTTTGACACTCAATTCTTGCTCTGTTCACTAATATTCTAGCATCTGCAGTCAAGCCTGTTAAATACAGACATAACAAAATAGCATTTTACTATAACAAAATTGTAGTTACCATTTGAATGTATGATGTCTGTACCTGCAAAAGCCATGACAACGTGGTCATCAAGAGTACAAATTTTTCGGACGGTGCGTGGTTCCTGAAGTTTGGCGACAGCTTTTCTCTCGACTCCTAGAACAACAATGTTTTTGCCACGAACTCCCACCTATACAGAAACTCTTGGTTAGTTTATCTTGGAAACATAAATGTCTGAAAGATCCGTTGAGGCCAAGTTCTTATTTAGTAAAGAGGAGAAACCAGTCACAAAGGAAACTCTAAACCTACAGCGGTGGAGCCTTTCTTTACTGCCTCTTGTGCGTATTCCACTTGAAAAAGATGACCATCAGGGGAAAATATAGTTATTGCTCTATCATAAGAACCACCCGACATTGTTGTTGCTttaataagattttttttcttaaaataaagaaattcccAAGGAGAACTGTCCAACCAGAATGACTTAGCAATGAGCGTTGCAACCAAGCCTCAATCAGATATCCCATCATGCGCCAGAATTCAAAGGCGCCAACTTCAGACAAACATGATCGTTCATTCCGAAAAAAGTTCATTCACAAATTTTGAAGTTCAAATGTTGTCTTTCACAGCTACATAAAGAGAAAAGAGTTGGTTTTTAGTTGTTAACTTATATTCGACTATCGAAGAAAATGGGAGAAGTGACCCCTCGAGGAATGATACGTGGAGTTCTCTCCACAGCAAGTGTGAGCCAAAGCGCTCGAAATCTTCGACCCAGAAAGACACCAAGAACAGCTAATGCGGAAAAAATTCCTGGTAGTCGTATATCTCATGCAGGCGTTGCAAATCGGATATTGACACGGTCTCGAACTCGATCTGCAAGCAAGAGAAAAGCTAGATCAGGTGTTCAAACTCCTTCAGATCTAACAACACCAAGAACTTTAGTATGTATATGCTTGTTGTGCCTTCAAATCgatgttttattttgcttgacTGGAAGAAAACCCTAGAGTTAGTTTGAGATCAAGACTGCGACGTCAAACAAACTCCTCAAAGGATACAGTAAGGGATCACGCTAAGTAATTTGTAATGCTTCTCGGTTGTCCTTTGTCTAGATAACAGGTTATCTTCAAGCAGCTCCTGTGGCAGCGAGTGCAGTCCGTTTTAATGAAGAATTGAAAGAAGAGAAAGTTTCATCATTCACGGCGGAGCCTAGTCAAGAAGACAATAAGACCCCAAGAACCatcattcaaaattttttacGTGAAGGTATATGACATACTGCGATACTGATCTTCCAAACAATAAAGAGGAATACGCAATCTGCAGTATAAAGGAGCGAAATAACCTTTTTGGTCCCAAAAAAATCCATGAAGACAAAAGTAACCCTACTGTGATCTTTTAATTCAAAAATCAATCAGAAGTAATAATCAACAAAGATGAGGGACTGGAACCATATGACTACTAGGTAACTACTCAATTGACTTGTTGATTTAGGTTCagccaaaataataatattatttgttgttGCCAAGGCCTTTGGATTAATGCACTTTACAGACAGTTTAATAAGgagtttccttttgttttaaggCTTAGCAGAGACTCCTACTGAGCCAATTTTGTCTGAAGGTGAAGATGACAATGATTCCCCACAGACAGTTGTCAGCCAAACCAGTTCTGCTGCTGTGTCAAGCATTGCTAATGCCCTGAATGATTCAGTTGAAATACCAGTAATTTCCACTACAAGCAGTAATGAAACAACTGATGTTACCATGATGGAGGAAACTGCAAGGTTCCTGGTCAACACTTTTTATTTCACAGTTTTTGCCAAGAAAGAACTATTAATAGAAACAGTAGTTTGCTAAGAAGTCATCAGGAATGGAAAGGTTTTTACAAAGGATAAATTCAACTTGATCTAACTCCAtgcaagaacaaaaaaacaggaATTATTCCATATTCTCAGGCAGCTGCTTTTAGGGAACATGCCTTTGTGGAGAAGAGGTGAAATGCGTGTCACCTGAAACCAAGTAAATTAGAATTAAAACTAGAAGTATCAGTGATTGGTCTAGATGTACAATATTAGATAGAATCAAATCTTTGAACTGCTGAGTGGAGCACAAGGTTGACCTGGTCATTGCAGCTTTCAACACCATTTGAGAAACAGTGAGCTGTTCCTTaaatgacactgaaaataattgaaggggtgtgtggaataaggccttaagtgacttttgatgcaatgtcaaattctcctagtcattcacaaagggaatacaaggaaatttggagcgagaatctggtaatttatcagaagtcacttgaggcttttctccaggcacccctgcaattgtgaTGATCATGTGAACCTGGTGATTGGTCTCTTAAGAATCTGGTGTTACAGCATAAGTACCCTGCCTCTTGTTTTGCACCTCATATCAAGGAAACTCAATATCAGAAGTTTGCTTGGTGTTTGCACATGGCATAAAGGCTGGTTTTCATAAAATACTCTCCTGGTGTTGTTGTACATCTCTatcaaaaccaaaaattacttAGATATCCAAAGCATAAAATTGACATAATGCTAAGCACTGATCAGAAAACTGGGGCATTGTATGCTTTTGTTTGCATTTCCCAGTTGGCAAAGAGTTCAGCTACATGTTTATTTACAAGTTGGTTGTGACAATGTGTATTTATTGGCTTGTTGAATTACAGTGCACGTGGCAGGGAATCTCAAAACCTTGGTGTTGCACCATCAGCTTTATCAGTTCAGATTGAAACAACAGACACATCGGTCAGTAACAATACTGTACCAACATCTAGGCAGTGGAGGGAGTTGGTAACTCCTCAGCTGCCACTGGATGTGCCTTCATCAATTGGGGTGGATGTGTCCAGCTTAATGATTAGCGGAACAGAAGGGTAAGGTAGAGAAAATTCCCACAGTTTACTTAAGTTTACCTCAAGATCTTAATCTCTCACTGGTTTAGTCTCTTTGTACTTTTCATTTACGAACAGTCAGACTTTCTTCTCACATAA belongs to Acropora muricata isolate sample 2 chromosome 9, ASM3666990v1, whole genome shotgun sequence and includes:
- the LOC136929659 gene encoding proteasome subunit alpha type-7-like, whose amino-acid sequence is MSGGSYDRAITIFSPDGHLFQVEYAQEAVKKGSTAVGVRGKNIVVLGVERKAVAKLQEPRTVRKICTLDDHVVMAFAGLTADARILVNRARIECQSHKLTVEDPVTLEYITRYIATLKQLYTQSNGRRPFGISTLIVGFDYDGTPRLYQTDPSGTYHAWKANAIGRSAKTVREFLEKHYSEEVANSDDETIKLAIKALLEVVQSGGKNIELAVMQKGETLKILQPEDVDKFVEDIEKEKEAEAERKKKEKGTGSSK
- the LOC136929656 gene encoding uncharacterized protein isoform X1, which produces MGEVTPRGMIRGVLSTASVSQSARNLRPRKTPRTANAEKIPGSRISHAGVANRILTRSRTRSASKRKARSGVQTPSDLTTPRTLITGYLQAAPVAASAVRFNEELKEEKVSSFTAEPSQEDNKTPRTIIQNFLREGLAETPTEPILSEGEDDNDSPQTVVSQTSSAAVSSIANALNDSVEIPVISTTSSNETTDVTMMEETASARGRESQNLGVAPSALSVQIETTDTSVSNNTVPTSRQWRELVTPQLPLDVPSSIGVDVSSLMISGTEGSSDERCFSGGKPTVRRVTEKSSKKSSGPKMPPSLVKSIFQHFSKTKVSKKAFQAVEIGSNLFFKRQSSDLMTYCQHAHRSTIDLADVELLMKRQGFITDRESLYSLVEKYLPLEYREEIIPTVQAGNKILLK
- the LOC136929656 gene encoding centromere protein T-like isoform X2, whose product is MGEVTPRGMIRGVLSTASVSQSARNLRPRKTPRTANAEKIPGSRISHAGVANRILTRSRTRSASKRKARSGVQTPSDLTTPRTLITGYLQAAPVAASAVRFNEELKEEKVSSFTAEPSQEDNKTPRTIIQNFLREGLAETPTEPILSEGEDDNDSPQTVVSQTSSAAVSSIANALNDSVEIPVISTTSSNETTDVTMMEETASARGRESQNLGVAPSALSVQIETTDTSVSNNTVPTSRQWRELVTPQLPLDVPSSIGVDVSSLMISGTEGSSDERCFSGGKPTVRRVTEKSSKSNLFFKRQSSDLMTYCQHAHRSTIDLADVELLMKRQGFITDRESLYSLVEKYLPLEYREEIIPTVQAGNKILLK